One genomic segment of Manis pentadactyla isolate mManPen7 chromosome 1, mManPen7.hap1, whole genome shotgun sequence includes these proteins:
- the P2RY1 gene encoding P2Y purinoceptor 1, with amino-acid sequence MTEVLWPAGPNGTDAAFLAGAGSHWGNTSAVASTAAAAAAAAAPYSCSLTKTGFQFYYLPAVYIVVFIIGFLGNSVAIWMFVFHMKPWSGISVYMFNLALADFLYVLTLPALIFYYFNKTDWILGDVMCKLQRFIFHVNLYGSILFLTCISAHRYSGVVYPLKSLGRLKKKNAVYISVLVWLIVVVGISPILFYARTGVRKNKTTTCYDTTTDEYLRSYFIYSMCTTVAMFCVPLVLILGCYGLIVRALIYKDLDNSPLRRKSIYLVIIVLTVFAVSYIPFHVMKTMNLRARLDFQTPEMCAFNDRVYATYQVTRGLASLNSCVDPILYFLAGDTFRRRLSRATRKASRRSEANLQSKSEDMTLNILSEFKQNGDTSL; translated from the coding sequence ATGACCGAGGTGCTGTGGCCGGCTGGCCCCAACGGGACGGACGCTGCCTTCCTGGCCGGCGCGGGCTCGCACTGGGGGAACACCAGCGCAGTCGCCTCCACCgcagccgccgccgctgccgccgccgccccgtACAGTTGCTCACTGACCAAGACGGGCTTCCAGTTCTACTACCTGCCGGCTGTCTACATCGTGGTGTTCATTATCGGCTTCCTGGGCAACAGCGTGGCCATCTGGATGTTCGTCTTCCACATGAAGCCGTGGAGCGGCATCTCCGTGTACATGTTCAACTTGGCCCTGGCCGACTTCTTGTACGTCCTGACTCTGCCCGCGCTCATCTTCTACTACTTTAATAAGACGGATTGGATCTTAGGGGACGTCATGTGCAAGCTGCAGCGGTTCATCTTCCATGTGAACCTCTACGGCAGCATCCTGTTCCTGACCTGCATCAGCGCTCACCGGTACAGCGGCGTGGTGTACCCGCTCAAGTCCCTGGGCAGGCTCAAGAAGAAGAACGCGGTCTACATCAGCGTGCTGGTGTGGCTCATCGTGGTGGTGGGCATCTCCCCCATCCTGTTCTATGCCCGCACCGGAGTccggaaaaacaaaaccaccaccTGCTATGACACCACCACAGACGAGTACCTGCGAAGTTATTTCATTTACAGCATGTGCACGACCGTGGCCATGTTCTGTGTCCCCTTGGTGCTGATTCTGGGCTGTTACGGGTTAATTGTGAGAGCCTTGATTTACAAAGACCTGGACAACTCACCTCTGAGGAGGAAATCCATTTACCTGGTGATTATTGTATTGACTGTTTTTGCAGTGTCTTACATCCCTTTCCATGTGATGAAAACGATGAATTTGAGGGCCCGGCTGGATTTTCAGACCCCAGAAATGTGTGCTTTCAATGACAGGGTTTATGCCACTTACCAGGTGACAAGAGGTCTAGCAAGTCTTAACAGTTGTGTGGACCCCATTCTCTATTTCTTGGCGGGAGATACATTCAGAAGAAGACTCTCCCGAGCGACGAGGAAAGCTTCCAGAAGAAGTGAGGCAAATCTGCAGTCCAAGAGTGAAGACATGACCCTCAATATTTTATCTGAGTTCAAGCAGAATGGAGATACAAGCTTGTGA